The window CAAGAATGTCCTTCAAGTCATCAGCAGTTGGGGTGGTGTTCCCTCCCAGAACAGCCAGCAAGTAAGCGGCAATCACCTTCATCTTCCCTGCTCCAACATCAACACAACAATAAGTATAATGGAACCCATGGcaggttagagagagagagagagagagagagagagagagagagatggagataaCCTTGGAGAGATGGATTAAGATGGCTGTCGGAGGGCTGGGTGAGGGGACGAAGATCAGTTGCTCCTCGTTGCTGCTGGTACTGGTCTAGGGTTCTTCTTGAGCGGAAGTCGGTCAGAATTAGCAGGATGATCTCCAAAGATGGGCTGGTCTAAGAGTTCAAGAGTTTTGTAAGTGATGGGCCTTCTGTTTGATTAGGTGATGCCCAGTTGGATCCAATACATTCATGATTCATTCTCATCTTGAATGTTCCTCCGAGTCTTATTGTTAGTGTTGTTCACACTCCTATCAACTTACAGCATAGGGCTCCTATTATTTCGGTGAGGGCTGAGGTCACCCTGGTGGGGTTGTAGGGTAGTGCCCTAAGCCATCAGAGAGCTTTTATAGTTTGAACTCATATTTTATCGATAATTTGAGCTTTAGCTCATGAATGAATACTATTTATATGAACTAGATAAAAtcttaagttttaaatttttttttcttagaaaaaaacATCTTTCTTGCTCAGTTTCCTTGTGAGTGTGCACCGAATCCTAACAATTATTGGCTAGAGATCTTTTGACGCATCGCCACATTGTGTATCCTTTTGGTATCTCCGCCACTGTGTTGAACTGTGAAAGTGAACATCCAACATGCGTTTCACAGCGAATGCTCTCTTAAAACTACAACGCCATGGAGCCTAAGGGGTACCAAAGGACCGCAAGGGACTTCATTTGTGAGCTACGGTAATGCTTTAGCTTCAAGAAATTTGTCGAACATCTCGAGAGAACTGAAGCAAACGTTGTCGCAGTCATAGGCCACCCTGTGAGCGATTCTCACCAATCAGGTGACACGAGGTGGACGTGAAATCTACCCTATTACGACGTTTATCGCTTGTGGAATAGTAGTTTTTTTGCATGTACAATCCTTGTTTCTGCATAAAGGATAAGAGAACGCGAACGAGTGCTATAACTCGAAGTCCAATTCTCATTGCTTCATGCCGCTTATTTGTGTAAAAGAAAGTAGAGTGGGTCGATCGAGGGCAACTCGTCCAAGCTTCAGGAGGAACATGCCTCGGATGTGCACAGGTAGGCCATAATTTGGTTGGCCGAGGAATCTTTATCCAAGTCCACTAATGTCAAACCATCTACAACTTCTATATTACGGTTCACGATCTGATTCCAGATCTGCTAAATAGATATAATTAAGAACAGACACTAGATAGCCTCACAATATCACTGGCGTATCACCAAAATGTCTACCACCCCATTTATCTTAGAATTGGAAAGGGCCTTGAAGAGAGTCTACAAGCTACAGGAGCAAGGGCTGCATCCGGTGGTGATTCTGTGCAACATGTATCGTCAATCTTCACCAAAAGAACCATCTCTTGGATGGTGCTCTTTCAACTGGCTCGTCCTTCTTTCTATTATCAATCCCCTGCTTTAGGGACTCCAATCTTCGCCTGTACAAAACTCAAACTGCATAAGAACTGCGAACCATTGAAGTAAAgtaacaaaattaaataaatctgaCTTTCTCAACTGTTGAACGCTGACCAAATATATCGGCTGATAACATGTCATGTTACCGCATAATTTTCTCATAGATTGATTAAACACAGGTATGTATGCTTGAACAAAGTGTTGCGGTGAGGttttggtggttttgtgtgtgGGCCTGTGGAACCACAGGGGGAAATTAAGGGGGCATGGGATACCATACATTATGCTGTATACGCATATCTACCGATTGTGGAGACCAGCTCTAAAGTAGCCAAAACATCTGTTTCTCATGTTCAGGGTAACTTCCAGAACTACTTTATCTTTCCCAGGTAGACTTATTCCAGATCATGACAAGCATTGAAATAAATACTCCACATGCCTTATCTAAGTGAGCACAAGAATGAAGAGGAGCATCTAAAACTTACTTGGTATCTGTAAGGCGACCGTGCAGACTCCATCTCTGTCGAAATCCTTCCATGCCTTCGGCTCCACTAGCAAGAATTAGACGCCTGTATATGCAAGTtcagtaaataaaaaaaattataggcaGGTAATCTCAAAGCAAGTTATCAAATGACTAATAAAAGGACCCAATGAGAGGCGGATGCAAAGCTTCAGAAAGGCATTAAGATTGTGCACGTTTACCACTATGAAAGAAAATACCTCTCTAAAGATGTGACTTCTGATTGAAGCTGACCAGCTCTTTCTGTGGCCATGTCTAATGGCATCGACATCCCCAATTTGCGCTCACTATCTTGAAGCCTCTCTCTCAATTCTTTGTCCTATGACAGAGCAAAACAAGTAATCATTGCTagcataattaaataaaagacAGAGAGTAAAGCAAAAGGACAGAGGAGAGGTAAATCCAAAAAGATAGTATTAATCTCACCCTTTTTTCTGCACATTCTCGATATAAAGCAATCTCATCTTGGCAAAATGGCTCGATATCATTTAATTGCAAGCCTGCAGAACACAGTGGAAATTTGTTTATCAGAAAGGTCATTTTCCAAAAGGTACGAATATATTTCAAGATTTAAACATTGTAGCACAACTCTGTCATGTGGTTTcagcatattttcttccttctgAAAATGAATATTTTGCCAGAAAATAATCCTGTAAATAAGGTAAGAGACAGTGGAAGGTATACAAGTGCCTTGCTCACTTTCagcatgaaaggaaaaaaaaaaaaaaaaaaaaccctggATTTTCTGCTTCTTGTATACTATTTCAGATGGTTAACCAGGAAGCCCTTGGATATGCAGCATTCCAATGATCTATTCAATGAGAATCTTGGTTATTCCAAAGAGAACACGCATTCATGGTCATCACTAGAAAATTTGTCGCCGTGTCTTGAACTTCTAAATTCAAACAATTCATGTGCCTGATTTATTCAAAGCAAAGCTTATCCAGAGGAGACTTACATAGAAACAGATTTCTCAGAATGCCATCACACAGTTCAACGCCTTCAAGCACATGGGAGGCAATTTCTGGGGGGACAAGGGGCGAAGGAGGTCCCATCATCAAGTCATCACCGACTAATATTGTCTCCTCCATCATAGGCTTTGAATCGACTGAAACCCACAAAAGACATAACAAACATAAAATTCGTCACGCACTCCGAAAGCAATTGCACCAAAACTTCAAAACTACACTCAAACGCAGAGGAGGGAAGCTCCTCTGTCCCAAAGCATTGCGGAAGCTCTACATAGCTATCCACCTTCTCATTACCAGCATTATACATCAATAATACACGAAAGGACAGAATTTGATGCCAATTACAGTCGACCCACGTAaccaaagaaattaaaatcacGCACGTACCATCCATGGCTGGTTGCTTTGTGGTCGAACTTCAGCTACCTCGTATTCACTCaagaaaagaatgcaaagaaaaTTACAGACCCGCACCTGCACAGAGCAAAATTCATTCATCTGCTTAATTCAGAATAATAAAAGCCGAAAGCGACCATGCGTTGTAATTGCATATCCGATCAAAAACGAGGGGAAACGCGACATCGGAAAGCATCAAGCACCAAACTTTTCAGGGCTCGGATTGActcaggcatttcatcaaacagggCGCGCGCATAGCCCGGGCGCGGCCTCGGGTTTCGCGGGCCCGGAGTTTGGGCAGTAACCAAGACAACAGCGACATAAAAGAATGCAGAGAGGGCGATGATCTCTTGGGAACTGAAAGACATCATGCCGCCACGCGAACTAGACAGGGATGTTCAGAAAGCTTCAGCAACGCCGAGTCTAGTTCAGATGCAAGGCATTGTCAAGCTGTACgcggacgagagagagagagagagagagagagagagtaccctTTTCGCTATGGCAAAGATCAAACAGAGGAGCGCGAAAAAATTATCGGCAGGTACCTTCGTTCTTCAATGGGAGAGAGGTGAAGTGGGGGTGGCAATGGAATATCCGCAAGACTCGTGCCCGTCTGATATTGAGACATATCATATACACATAGGGGGGGAAGGGTTCTTGGTCCAGTCTGGTCCAATGAAAcgaatcactttttttttcttggactATTACTTGAtaccaaataaagaaaaagtgaCCAGTTCCATTTGGAATCGAGAATCGAACTGTTCAAACACTGGTTCAATTTTTAGGAACCGGAACGGATTGACATGATTGAAAACCGGACCTAATTGGTCGATTTGATCTAATCAGGGTAGTTTTTGATTTAGGTGAtctattttgcacacccctaatattACATGACACGGAACAATCAAATAAGTATATAAAAAAGAGATCCTAGTCAAAATAATTCTAACCCACCCACAAAGTTCATTCACGATGGATCAATTGTTATTTATAAAAGAAGTTACTTCAATCAATCATTAAATTAAAGATTAGTCTAGCGCATCAAGGAATACTTTTGGGGAAAACCTTTGGGCAAATACAAAAGGACTTTTGGTGAAAgggcttttttatttttttttaactatactATTAGCAGTGTTTGATAAAgtgtaatttaaaaatatattgagaagcaactttgatttaaattgtcaGTTGGAAAAAAGCTTCACATTATAAAGAACCTTGgctagttttttcttttttttttaattcttaaatcTTTGTCGACGAAACTAACTTTGTCTTGCCTGGATCGTCGATCCCAGACTAGAGAATACGCCACCTGAGTTCTGCAATGCAATATGCAACACCGTTAAGgactctttttctttaatcgGCTCTCAAGTGAGGCGACGCCACTTTGAGTTCTCCAATATGTAGCGCTGTTAAGGACTTCTTTCTTTAATCGGCTCTCAAGTGTGTGGTATATTCGCAGTTATATATGTACATGCAAGAAAAATTCCTGAACTTTAGCAACGCAGCTCTAATCTCTGGATTAGAGAGTAACAAATCGTGCTGTACCATTACTCATTAGCTTTGTCAAGCTTTTGCTGTTCTGATGGGGGCAGTGCCCTTGCCGAACATTTCAAACATGTGGTTCTATTTTGGCTTAGCAGAGCTGATAAAATGATGTAGGAGGGTAGTGCATGAAAACAAcccatttaagtgccataatttcgaaaatgtacacttaagtgccagtttcGAAATTTAATGGAATACTTAGGTGCCACTGGCGAAAATTCAGCAAAAtggctaacgtggcaattttccggcgagtttggtccaaaacggcgtcattttgcacgctaacgtggcaagaaaatacaaaaatgacgtcgtttcgtgtcgatgtgtaaataataatacaaaattaattaaattaaatttaaactttttatttaaaatattctaaaaattaaaaaactaaaaattaaaaaaaaatagaaaaattaaagggAGGTCGAAGGGAGCGGGCGagggtgagccctcgccgccgccgcctcccgccttCGCCGGGAAAAGCCACCGATGGAGGAGGGAGGGTCGGttggggtcgccggcccttggttGACcgaccggcgagggctcgcaggtcctcgccgcctccccatcGTCgttgggaagggccggcgacggaggggagggGGTCAACAGGGTCGGTCGTCGGGCCAAGGGCCAAGGCGTGACGCCGGCCAACCGGTGGCGGGCCCGTGAGCCCTCACCGGATGCAGGGTGAGgaccgcgatccggcgagggctcgtggccctcgccgccggtcccAGTGGGGAGGGCCGAcaacccggccgaccctccccctttgTGGCGGGCCTTTCCGATgatggcggggaggcggcggtggcgagggctcggctCTTTCggcctctccttttttttattttaaaattttagaatattttaaataagattaagtttaaatttaatttaattaatttttatatattatttacacatcgaaACGCGTgtaaaacgacgctgttttaaACCAAACTCGCCGAAAAATTGTCACAGCGGATTTTTACCGAAGTGGCAGTTAAGTGTTACATTTAATTTCGAAactgacacttaagtgtacatttttgaagttatgatacttaaatGTCCAAACTCCATGAAGCAATGTATGTAAGAAGGAAGGGTTGGCGTTCTGCCGAAGTGAGGTCAAAAGCAAGTAAAATTGGCATGAGAGGATGAGCGGGCGATCCGTTTCGTGTCGGGCAAGCCGAAAGGAGTACTTGAAATGACTGCAGAAGGAGATAATTCGCCGAGGGTGAAACTAGTTGAGTAACTTTGTCTCTCATTTCTGTCACCATCGTTCCCTTCATTCCACAGTACTGCCATTTGCGCCGTGGTTCGTAAGAATACCTAATAGAACAAGCTTGAGAGCTATGCAATTGAAAGTACGCTCCGGCAATTATTTCAAGCAGACTGCAAGGAAGCAAGCTGCACCCGATCAACGAGAGCACACGAGTGCCAcaggcaaaattgaaaggttcaATACAAGGCATGATTTGGACGGGTAGTCAGATAAGAATGCctgtatacggtacgtaatggTTAGAACTTAAGAAGTAACTTGCATTGAGACGATAATAGAGAAAAGCTTTATAGAGTAATTTCGGGAGATACAAAATTTGCTGATAAATGTGTGTTACGTGACAAGCAGCATCTTTTGTAGTGGATTTACATTATATCACAAGATACACTACAAGCTCAATATCCTTCAACACTGTGCAACCTGCAAAGAAGTCTTCATGCACGCCTGTACTCATCGCCACAGTCACCGATCACTTTAAGGAGATCTCTGCCTCCTTTGGAAACTTCCTGTATGCTGGCTACATCCTCCTCGTCAAGAACAAGGGAAAATATATCGTTTGAATCTTTAATATGTTCCGAAAGACCGAGGCGAACGCCTACCATGGATCCTGCGACTGCGGGCTGCAATCCACGGAGACCAGAAAGATGATCAAAAGATGCAGTAAAGCCACAAAAAATAACAGGCTGCTGGTAATAAAGTTAGCAGGAAACTCTGAAGATTACTTGATCCAGTATGTATTTCACAGCTACAGTGGGAATTTTGACCCCATGTTTAGAAGCTACTTTCTTCAGTGTCTGAAGCACAGCTTGGAACTGACTCCACCCTCCCCACGCATCAACCATCTGCCAATCCATGTCAATGTCAAAACTAGACTTGGTTTAATACCAAACTAGATCAATCCCTTACCATTATTTCTTTTTCGAGTAGCTCAACTGAATATTAATGCAAactctatttccctaacatcaTGTTCTCACAGAATGTATCCCGAACTAGACGTGGAAAGaaattttatcaacaaaattaattttatgaggTACATGCCCTTTTGTACTTCTGCAGGGAAGGAGTGTTTAATGGAGGACCAGCAAAAGGGATCGACAAGTTGGTATCAAGGAACTTCTCAGATAAGAGACCACCCATTACTGTGCCATATCTGCAAATGATCAATCACACTGAATAAGCAAAAAGGAAGTTGATGCACCCCAAGTGCGATACACCCATCCCAACCACACGCGCACAtgcacacagagagagagagagagagagagagagacgttaTAAGTTTCACCCCTGTGAGCTGACAAAGCTCTGCCATCTTCTGTTGAGGGCGCATGTCAATGATTGAATGTTGTACCTGACTTGAAAATAATACTTCATCAGAAACACAATACATCTGATAAGGGTAATTAAGAGTAAGATTTCCTTTATAGGTCTGTACCTGATTGCTAACAATGGGAATTTCATGGTCAAGGATAATTTGTAATCTCTCCGTATCAAAATTAGTCAAAGCTATGGTCTTTATCTTACCTGCAAATCAGTTGCTATAAATGACTATATGCTTTTACTCTatcattgaacaaattaatgaACATAGAGTAACCTTCTCCTTTCAGATCCGTCAGGTGCTTTAATGCATCAAGGTAACCAGGATTGGAATAGTCCCACCTGTTTCAAGTGAGAGACAGAAGCATGCCTTTGTTAAATTTATAATCTTCAGGTACTCTTTAGAGAAGTCAACTCCATCGGAAGATATAAGATGCACTGGGAGGATGGGGAGATACTAATTACTGCCagaaaaaattagaacaaaGACGAAAACTACACTTAAATAAGATGAACTACCAATGACATTCctttttttatgaagaacagATTCAATGCAAGAATCTACTGAAGGTCACTTACTGCAGATATTCTTAATAGCGCTGAAAAATATCAAGAGTCAAATAGGTCAATCA of the Eucalyptus grandis isolate ANBG69807.140 chromosome 10, ASM1654582v1, whole genome shotgun sequence genome contains:
- the LOC104421288 gene encoding uncharacterized protein LOC104421288 — its product is MDVDSKPMMEETILVGDDLMMGPPSPLVPPEIASHVLEGVELCDGILRNLFLCLQLNDIEPFCQDEIALYRECAEKRDKELRERLQDSERKLGMSMPLDMATERAGQLQSEVTSLERRLILASGAEGMEGFRQRWSLHGRLTDTKRRLESLKQGIDNRKKDEPVERAPSKRWFFW
- the LOC104421289 gene encoding flagellar radial spoke protein 5 isoform X2; its protein translation is MAELLQNPCSKFIFSPIKIEGNAKRGTRARSSCPGSRTFTCVLTDDKHRTVVRKGNDSIDICRVVNGMWQTSGGWGRMDRDNTVDAMLQYADAGLNTFDMADIYGPAEDLYGIFINRVRRERPPEFLDNIRGLTKWVPPPVKMTSSFVTEAINVSRKRMDVASLDMLQFHWWDYSNPGYLDALKHLTDLKGEGKIKTIALTNFDTERLQIILDHEIPIVSNQVQHSIIDMRPQQKMAELCQLTGVKLITYGTVMGGLLSEKFLDTNLSIPFAGPPLNTPSLQKYKRMVDAWGGWSQFQAVLQTLKKVASKHGVKIPTVAVKYILDQPAVAGSMVGVRLGLSEHIKDSNDIFSLVLDEEDVASIQEVSKGGRDLLKVIGDCGDEYRRA
- the LOC104421289 gene encoding uncharacterized oxidoreductase Mkms_1985 isoform X1, with translation MAATVHNPRFSNLAALKSTRPTPSSAAARAGTRRVGFGSGSGSGVRCYQGQASELESRRVTLKNGGDALDICRVLNGMWQTGGGWGRIDRDDAVDAMLRHADAGFSTFDMADHYGPAEDLYGIFINRVRRERPPEFLDNIRGLTKWVPPPVKMTSSFVTEAINVSRKRMDVASLDMLQFHWWDYSNPGYLDALKHLTDLKGEGKIKTIALTNFDTERLQIILDHEIPIVSNQVQHSIIDMRPQQKMAELCQLTGVKLITYGTVMGGLLSEKFLDTNLSIPFAGPPLNTPSLQKYKRMVDAWGGWSQFQAVLQTLKKVASKHGVKIPTVAVKYILDQPAVAGSMVGVRLGLSEHIKDSNDIFSLVLDEEDVASIQEVSKGGRDLLKVIGDCGDEYRRA